One Burkholderia pyrrocinia DNA segment encodes these proteins:
- a CDS encoding AraC family transcriptional regulator: MTTLLAVPPMSLPDTLRNQPDNADLGAMLAHFRLLEPVFDALPDVAFFVKDANGRYALVNRTLAMRCGYKDKRDLLGKTADEVFPRRFGRSYFEQDMATINAGQQLMDQLELHLYPGRQPGWCLTCKEPLRDAAGKVVGLAGISRDLKAHEGSHPAYSRLADVVQHIQDHYVQPLNLKQLAQMAGMSVAQLERYFHKVFHLTPRQVLLKTRLDAATALLITHDKVTDVAALCGYTDHSAFTRQFKATVGVTPTEYRLMLQERAG, from the coding sequence ATGACGACCTTGCTTGCCGTACCGCCCATGAGCCTGCCCGATACGTTGCGCAACCAGCCCGACAACGCCGATCTCGGCGCGATGCTCGCGCACTTCCGCCTGCTCGAACCGGTGTTCGATGCGCTGCCGGACGTCGCGTTCTTCGTGAAGGATGCGAACGGCCGCTACGCGCTCGTCAACCGCACGCTGGCGATGCGCTGCGGCTACAAGGACAAGCGCGACCTGCTCGGCAAGACGGCCGACGAAGTGTTTCCGCGCCGCTTCGGCCGCAGCTATTTCGAGCAGGACATGGCGACGATCAACGCCGGCCAGCAACTGATGGACCAGCTCGAGCTGCACCTGTATCCGGGCCGCCAGCCGGGCTGGTGCCTGACCTGCAAGGAGCCGTTGCGCGATGCCGCGGGCAAGGTGGTCGGCCTCGCGGGCATCTCGCGAGACCTGAAGGCGCACGAGGGATCGCATCCGGCCTACAGCCGGCTCGCCGACGTGGTCCAGCACATCCAGGATCACTACGTGCAGCCGCTGAACCTGAAGCAGCTTGCGCAGATGGCCGGGATGTCGGTCGCGCAGCTCGAACGCTACTTCCACAAGGTGTTCCACCTGACGCCGCGCCAGGTACTGCTGAAGACGCGGCTCGATGCGGCTACCGCGCTGCTGATCACGCACGACAAGGTGACCGACGTTGCGGCGCTATGCGGCTATACGGATCACAGCGCGTTCACGCGCCAGTTCAAGGCGACGGTCGGCGTGACGCCGACGGAATACCGGCTGATGTTGCAGGAGCGGGCGGGGTGA